The nucleotide sequence TACTTTGCAGGATATATCCGTAACAAAAAACAAGTGAATCTACAGCGCAGGAAATGAATTTTGTAACATTAACATCCGATATTGGCTACCAGGATTATTTAGTGGGTGCGGTAAAGGCCCAATTGTTACAAGTAAATGCAGACCTGCATCTGGTGGATATCTCCCACAACATCACCCCTTTTAATTTTCCCCAGGCCTCCTATGTTTGCAGGGGGGCTTTTAAAAATTTCCCGGAATTTACCTTCCATCTCATCCTGGTGAACCTTTTTGGCACCCGGCCGGAAAACCTGCTGGTGGCCTTTCATAAGAACCAGTACATCATCTGTGCCGACAACGGGCTGCTGAGCATGATCCTGGAGGAAAAACCCGATATCATTATCGGCGTTCCGCTGGAAAAAAAGGCGGTGAAGAATACGCTCTATGTAACCGAAGTAATGGCCCGTACAGTGGAGCGGCTGGTAAACGGGGAATCGATACAAAAGATCGGCATACCCGACTTTAATTTCAGGGAAAAGAACCCCCTGCAGCCCCTGGTAAACAGCAATTATATCGAAGGA is from Niabella beijingensis and encodes:
- a CDS encoding SAM hydrolase/SAM-dependent halogenase family protein, with translation MNFVTLTSDIGYQDYLVGAVKAQLLQVNADLHLVDISHNITPFNFPQASYVCRGAFKNFPEFTFHLILVNLFGTRPENLLVAFHKNQYIICADNGLLSMILEEKPDIIIGVPLEKKAVKNTLYVTEVMARTVERLVNGESIQKIGIPDFNFREKNPLQPLVNSNYIEGQIIFIDNFENVIVNITREQFEEQRNGRTFKIVFKRDEMIDKISESYADVREGDKLALFNSAGYLEIAINKGNAAGLFGLKGFSDKASQSSNIMQNQLLYQTVRIYFE